CGGCCTGGCGGGGGTGATGGGCGGCGGCAATTCGGAGATCACCCCGGCCACCCGGGTGGTCCTGCTGGAGTCGGCCTGGTTCGAGCCGCGGCGGGTGCGGCGCACCGCCCGGCGGCACGGCCTGCTGACCGAGGCCGCCCAGCGGTTCGAGAAGGGGGTTGACCCCGAAGGCGTGGTGCGGGCAGCCGACCGGGCCATGGACCTGTTCCAGCAGGCCGGCGCGGGCCGGGCGGCCCCGGGTGCCGCGGTCGCCCGGGCGCGGGCCTTTCCCGAGCGCCGGGTGCCCTGGCGTCCCCAGCGGCTCCGCCAGTGGCTGGGGGTCGACCTGGACGACAGGACCATGGCGGGCCAGCTGGAGCGGCTGGGGTTTGCCGTCGACCCCGGGGCGGGGCAGGTCCGGGTGCCCTCCTACCGCACCGACATCGAGGGGGAGGTGGACCTGGCCGAGGAGGTGGGCCGGGTCTACGGCCTGGACCGGATCCCCGCCCTGCTGCCGGGCGGGATCCCGGCGCCCGACCAGGTCTCGCCCCGCCTGGCGCTGACATGGCAGGTGCGGGAGGCCCTGGCCCGGGCCGGAGCCCAGGAGGTGGTGAGCTGGGCCTTCACCCGGCCGGCGGTGTGGGACGGGCTGCGGCTCCCGGCCGATCACCCCTGGCGGCGGGCCATCCCCCTGCTCCACCCCCTGGCGGAAGAACACAGCCTCTTGCGCACCACCCTGTTGCCCGGCCTGCTGGACGTCCTGGCCTACAACGCCCGCCGGCAGCAGGCGGGGGCGCTGGTGTACGAGGCGGGGGCCGTGTTCGTCCCGGAGGACCTGCCGCTGCGGGAGTTGCCGGCGGAGCCCGTCCGGGTGGGCCTGGCGGGTTATGGCGAGCTGGGCGGCCTGCACTGGGCGGCGCCGCCGGTCCCCGTGGACTTCTTCACCCTGAAGGGCGTGCTGGAGGCGCTGCTGGACGAGCTGGGCATCCCGGCGGCGGCCTGCCGCTGGGAGCCGGTGGAGGAGCCGTGGCTTCACCCGGGCCGGGCGGCCGGGCTCTGGCTGGAGGGGCGGCGGGTGGGCTGGCTGGGCGAACTGCACCCCCAGGTGGCGGCGGCCTGGGACCTGGCGGGCCGCGCCGTGGCGGCGGAACTGGACCTGGAGGCCCTGCTGCCCGCGGTGCAGCCCGTACCGGCCTACCGGCCGGTAGCCCGGTTCCCGGCGGTGCGCCGCGACATCGCGGTGCTGGCCCCCCAGGAGATGCCCGCGGCGGCCATCACCCAGCGCATCCGCCAGGCGGCGGGCCCGCTGCTGGAAGCCGTTCACCTGTTCGACCGGTACACGGGGCAGCCGGTGCCCGAGGGGCAGGTCAGCCTGGCCTTCGCGCTGGTCTACCGGGCGGCGGACCGCACCCTGACCGATGAGGAGGTCGACGGGGTCCACGGCCGGGTGCGGCAGGCCCTGGCGGACATGGGGCTGACCCCCCGGTCCTAGGGCGGCTTGCCGGGACGCTCGCCCGGCGGGCTGGGGCGTCCCCGCCAGGGGGCGCCGGGGTGCCGCGCACCGGGCCGGCCCTGGGTTCGCCAGCCGGCGGGGGCGGCGGCCCGCGAGGCGGCAGGGGGCGACCGCCAGGGGCGGGAGGGCCCGCACCGGCGGGGGCGACGGGAGAAGGGCCCTCCCGGGGCTCCGTTCCCGGCAGCGGCAGGAAACGGCGGGTGCTGCCCGAAAGCTCTATCGCGGGAGGGGCCCGGACATGCGTGATGTGCCTCCGGCCGGGGGTCAGGACGAGGGGACAACCCACCGGGTCACGGTGCGGATCTTCGGGGAGGAGTACGTCCTCCGGGGTGAGGCGCGCCCGGCGTACATGGAACGCCTGGCCGACATGGTCGACCGGCGCATGAACGAGATCGCCAAGCGCCACCCGCGCCTGGGCATCACCCGGATCGCCGTCCTGGCCGCCATCAACCTGGCCGATGAGCTCACCAAGCTGGAAGAGCAGTACCAGCGCGTGCTCGGCATGCTGGAGCGGGAATGGGACCGGCGCAAGCGGGAACTCAACGGCCGCTCGTCCGGGCAGGGCGCTCGCACGGCCGCACCGGGTGCCACGGGGGGGAGCGGCGGGGTACCGGCGGGACCGGGCAGCGGCGGCGCGCCGGGGAGCACTGCCGCGGCCGGGCAGGGGCTCCCGGCGGGAGGATCTGCGGCGGGGTCCGGCGGACCGGCCACAGGGCGGCCTGATGGCTCCTGGTCCGGCGGGGCGTCCCCGGCCGGGGATGGCCGGTGAGCCCGCAAGAAGGCACCAGCCGCAGCCCGCGCCCTGGCGCCGCCGGCGGGCCCGGGAGCTCCGCCGGACCGGCGGGCGGCGGCCGTTCCCCCCGCCCGGAGCCCGCGGGCGGGACCGATGGCGACCCGCCCGGCGGGGCCGCTGCGGTACCCGCCATGACCAACAAGCGGGTCGCCGCCCTCCTGGAAGAGATCGCCGACCTGGTGGAGATCGACGGCACCGACGCCCGCAAGGCCGGCGCCTACCGCCGGGCCGCCCGCACCGTTTCGGCCCTGCGGGACGACCTGCGCCAGTACCTGGAAGGCGACCGCCTGCTTTCCCTGCCGGGGATCGGCCCCGCCATCGCCGCCAAGATCCGCGACTTCTACGCCACCGGTTCCACCCGCCTGCTGGACGAGCTCCGTGCCCGGGTGCCGGCGGGGGTGCAGGCCCTGCTGGCCGTTCCCGGCCTGGGCCCGCGGACGGCGGCGCGGCTCTTCCACGAGCTCGGCATCGACTCCCCCGCGGCCCTGAGGGAAGCCCTGGAGGATGGCCGGGTGGCCGCTCTGCCGGGCATGGGGGAGGCTCGGGCCCGCAAGCTGCGGGAGGCCCTGGACCGGCTGGACCGGGAGGGCCGGCGGCTCAACCTGGGGGAAGCCCTGGCGGTGGCGACCGCCGTGGCGGAAGAACTGGGCCGGCAGCCCGGCGTGGCGGAGGCGCTGCCGGTGGGCGCCGCCCGGCGCGGGGTGGAGCAGGTGGAGGCGGCGGAGGTGCTGGTCCTGGCGGAGGAACCGGCGGTGGCGGCCGCCGCGGTGGCCGCCTGGCTCGGCCCGCAGGGCGGTACGGCAGGGTCCTCCGGCGGCGGTGATGTCCCCGCAGGGGCCGGCGACCAGGACATCCCGGCGGCGGCCGGCGGCGAGGGCGCTCCGGTGGGGCCGGATGGGGACGGCACCCTGCGGGTTCTGGCCGGGACCACCGGCGAGGGTTGGCCGGTGCGGGTCACGGTGGCACCCCTGGCTGCGCGGGCCGCAGCCCTCATCTACACCACGGGTAGCCAGGCCCACTGGCGCCAGTTGCGGCAGCGGGCCCGGCAGCGGGGATGGGAGCTGGAACCGGCGGGGTTGCGGTCCCCGGGGGGCGGCCGTGAAGGAACAAGCGGCGAGGAAGCGTCCCTCTACCGGAGCCTGGGGCTGGAGCCCGTTCCGCCCGAACTGCGGGAAGGGCAGGGCGAGGTGGAGGCCGCCGCCGCGGGCCGTCTGCCCCGGGTGGTCGCTGTGGCCCAACTGCGGGGCGATTTGCATGTCCACAGCCGCTGGAGCGACGGCGCCGCATCCATCGCCGAGATGGCCGCGGCGGCCCGGGCGCGGGGCTACCTCTACCTGGCCATCTGCGACCACAGCCGCTCCCTCAAGGTGGCCCACGGGCTGGAGATCGCGGAACTGGAGGCCCAGTGGGCCGAGATCGACCGCCTGAACGGCGAGCTGGCGGCCGCGGGGGTCGATTTCCGGATCCTGAAGGGGGCGGAGGTGGACATCCTCAAGGACGGGCGCCTGGACTACCCGGACGAGATCCTGGCCCGCCTCGACGTGGTGGTGGCGTCGGTCCACACCCACCTGCAGCTGGACCGGCAGGCCATGACCGAGCGCCTGCTGGCGGCGGCCGAACACCCCCACGTGGACATCATCGGCCACCCCACGGGACGCCGGCTGGGTTTCCGGGACCCCTACGACGCCGACCTGGAGGCGGTGATCGCCGCCGCCGCGCGTTACCGCACCGCCCTGGAGATCAACGCCTCGCCCGAGCGCCTGGACTTGCCTGCCGTCTGGGCCCGCCGCGCTGCGGAAGCGGGGGTCTGGCTGGTCATCGACACCGACGCCCACGCACCGGAACAGCTCGAGCAGGTGGTCCTGGGCATCAAGGTGGCCCGCCGCGCCTGGGTCGAACCCGGCCAGGTCCTCAACACGCTGGACCGGGACGCCCTGCTGGCGTGGCTGGAGGCGCCCAAGGGCCGGCGGCCCGGGCCGCCAGGGACCGCCGGCGCCTGAAGGCGGCAGGGGGATCGGGCCCAGCGCCCGCAGGTCCGCGGGCCGGCCGCCGGGGGCGGCGGGGGGTGCCAGGGAGTCCCGGACGCCGGGGGCGGGCCCGCCGGCCCGGGCGGGTGCCCAAATACCCGGGCCGCCGGGTATGAGAGGAGGTGCGGCACGGTGTACGTTCCCCGGCATTTTCAAATGGATCCGGCGGAGGCCGTCGCCTTCATGCGGGCCCATCCCTTTGCCATCCTGGTCACCGCGGCCGGTGGCACGCCGGTGGCGACCCACCTTCCCGTTCAGGTGCATGAGCAGGGTGAGCGAATCGGGATCACGGGGCACATCGCCGCCGCCAACGAGCAGAAGGAGACCTTTGCCGGTGGAACCACGGCCCTGCTGATTTTC
This is a stretch of genomic DNA from Thermaerobacter sp. PB12/4term. It encodes these proteins:
- the pheT gene encoding phenylalanine--tRNA ligase subunit beta, with amino-acid sequence MRVPVEWLRDFIDVEEDARTLAERLTALGLEVEAVAVVAPEARGVVSARVEAVEAHPEAAGLKVCRVAAGPAGRFTVVTGAPNVRPGMAVAMALPGAVLPGGMDIGVRDVRGVASEGMLCSIAELGLGDQPADRAGLADLEDLAGGDPAGVPAAGADLAPWLGWTESVLELSLTPNYAAHCQSILGIARELAAATGRPWRFPWDRQGEGGPGRQAAAGVAAGGAPAPEAPGGPGGGEPGRQEAAAAPAEAFLGGDWPVRVRIADPEGCGLYVARILLEVRPGGSPLWLRRRLVAAGMRPIDRIVDVTNYVMLELGQPLHAFDAEAVGGGTVVVRSAAPGEVLETLDGRRRTLAEDDLVIADASRPIGLAGVMGGGNSEITPATRVVLLESAWFEPRRVRRTARRHGLLTEAAQRFEKGVDPEGVVRAADRAMDLFQQAGAGRAAPGAAVARARAFPERRVPWRPQRLRQWLGVDLDDRTMAGQLERLGFAVDPGAGQVRVPSYRTDIEGEVDLAEEVGRVYGLDRIPALLPGGIPAPDQVSPRLALTWQVREALARAGAQEVVSWAFTRPAVWDGLRLPADHPWRRAIPLLHPLAEEHSLLRTTLLPGLLDVLAYNARRQQAGALVYEAGAVFVPEDLPLRELPAEPVRVGLAGYGELGGLHWAAPPVPVDFFTLKGVLEALLDELGIPAAACRWEPVEEPWLHPGRAAGLWLEGRRVGWLGELHPQVAAAWDLAGRAVAAELDLEALLPAVQPVPAYRPVARFPAVRRDIAVLAPQEMPAAAITQRIRQAAGPLLEAVHLFDRYTGQPVPEGQVSLAFALVYRAADRTLTDEEVDGVHGRVRQALADMGLTPRS
- a CDS encoding cell division protein ZapA yields the protein MRDVPPAGGQDEGTTHRVTVRIFGEEYVLRGEARPAYMERLADMVDRRMNEIAKRHPRLGITRIAVLAAINLADELTKLEEQYQRVLGMLEREWDRRKRELNGRSSGQGARTAAPGATGGSGGVPAGPGSGGAPGSTAAAGQGLPAGGSAAGSGGPATGRPDGSWSGGASPAGDGR
- a CDS encoding PHP domain-containing protein — protein: MTNKRVAALLEEIADLVEIDGTDARKAGAYRRAARTVSALRDDLRQYLEGDRLLSLPGIGPAIAAKIRDFYATGSTRLLDELRARVPAGVQALLAVPGLGPRTAARLFHELGIDSPAALREALEDGRVAALPGMGEARARKLREALDRLDREGRRLNLGEALAVATAVAEELGRQPGVAEALPVGAARRGVEQVEAAEVLVLAEEPAVAAAAVAAWLGPQGGTAGSSGGGDVPAGAGDQDIPAAAGGEGAPVGPDGDGTLRVLAGTTGEGWPVRVTVAPLAARAAALIYTTGSQAHWRQLRQRARQRGWELEPAGLRSPGGGREGTSGEEASLYRSLGLEPVPPELREGQGEVEAAAAGRLPRVVAVAQLRGDLHVHSRWSDGAASIAEMAAAARARGYLYLAICDHSRSLKVAHGLEIAELEAQWAEIDRLNGELAAAGVDFRILKGAEVDILKDGRLDYPDEILARLDVVVASVHTHLQLDRQAMTERLLAAAEHPHVDIIGHPTGRRLGFRDPYDADLEAVIAAAARYRTALEINASPERLDLPAVWARRAAEAGVWLVIDTDAHAPEQLEQVVLGIKVARRAWVEPGQVLNTLDRDALLAWLEAPKGRRPGPPGTAGA